The following coding sequences are from one Desulfofundulus luciae window:
- the atpA gene encoding F0F1 ATP synthase subunit alpha: MNLRPEEISSIIRQQIEKYQAQIEMRDVGTVIQVGDGIARVYGLEACMAMELLEFPAPEEGAEPTLGMALNLEEDNIGCVLLGAYTHIKEGDTVKRTGRIASVPVGDALIGRVVNPLGRPLDGKGPIKSDKFRPIERIAPGVITRKPVHQPLQTGLKAIDSMIPIGRGQRELILGDRQTGKTAIAVDAIINQKGKDVICIYVAIGQKASTVANVVQRLRDFGAMDYTIVVSATASDPAPLLFIAPYAGCAMGEEFLEQGKHVLIVYDDLSKQAVAYRELSLLLRRPPGREAYPGDVFNLHSRLLERACKLNDELGGGSITALPIIETQAGDVSAYIPTNVISITDGQIYLEPDLFYAGVRPAINVGLSVSRVGGAAQIKAMKQVAGRLRLDLAQYRELAAFAQFGSDLDKATQARLIRGQRMVELLKQKQYAPMAVEDQVMVIYAGVNGYLDDLPVEKVLPFEEEFLNYMHTSHPEVGEAIARTGELSRETEEKLKAAIVEFKKGFVARTA, translated from the coding sequence ATGAATTTGCGACCGGAAGAGATCAGCTCGATCATTCGGCAGCAGATTGAAAAATACCAGGCGCAAATTGAAATGCGCGATGTGGGCACCGTTATCCAGGTCGGTGACGGTATTGCCCGCGTCTACGGCCTGGAAGCCTGCATGGCCATGGAACTGCTGGAATTTCCGGCCCCCGAAGAGGGCGCTGAACCGACCCTGGGCATGGCCCTCAACCTGGAAGAGGATAACATCGGTTGCGTCTTGCTCGGTGCCTACACCCACATCAAGGAAGGGGACACCGTCAAGCGGACCGGACGCATTGCTTCCGTGCCCGTGGGGGATGCCCTGATCGGCCGGGTGGTCAACCCCCTGGGACGCCCCCTGGACGGCAAGGGTCCCATCAAAAGCGACAAGTTCCGTCCCATTGAACGTATTGCCCCCGGCGTGATCACCCGCAAGCCCGTGCACCAGCCCCTGCAGACCGGTTTAAAAGCCATCGACTCCATGATTCCTATCGGGAGAGGACAGCGGGAATTGATCCTCGGCGACCGGCAGACCGGTAAGACGGCCATTGCCGTGGACGCCATCATCAACCAGAAAGGCAAGGACGTCATCTGTATCTACGTAGCCATCGGGCAGAAAGCCTCCACGGTGGCCAACGTGGTGCAGCGCCTGCGGGATTTCGGTGCCATGGATTACACCATCGTGGTTTCGGCTACCGCCTCCGACCCGGCTCCGCTTCTCTTCATTGCTCCCTATGCCGGCTGCGCCATGGGCGAGGAGTTTTTAGAGCAGGGCAAACACGTGCTCATTGTCTATGACGACCTTTCCAAGCAGGCCGTGGCCTACCGCGAGCTTTCCCTGCTCCTGCGGCGTCCCCCCGGCCGTGAAGCTTATCCCGGCGACGTGTTCAACCTGCACTCCCGCCTGCTGGAGCGGGCCTGCAAGCTCAACGACGAACTGGGAGGCGGTTCCATAACGGCCCTGCCTATCATTGAAACCCAGGCCGGCGACGTTTCGGCCTATATTCCCACCAACGTGATTTCCATTACCGATGGCCAGATTTACCTGGAGCCCGACCTGTTCTACGCAGGTGTCCGTCCGGCCATTAACGTGGGTCTTTCGGTATCCCGGGTGGGCGGCGCCGCCCAGATCAAGGCCATGAAGCAGGTGGCCGGACGGCTGCGCCTGGACCTGGCCCAGTACCGCGAGCTGGCCGCTTTCGCCCAGTTCGGCTCCGACCTGGACAAGGCCACCCAGGCCCGATTGATCCGCGGCCAGCGCATGGTGGAACTGCTCAAGCAAAAGCAGTACGCTCCCATGGCGGTGGAAGACCAGGTTATGGTTATTTATGCCGGGGTAAACGGCTACCTGGACGACCTGCCGGTGGAAAAGGTGCTGCCCTTTGAAGAAGAGTTCTTGAACTACATGCACACCAGCCATCCGGAAGTGGGCGAAGCCATTGCCAGGACCGGCGAGCTGTCCAGGGAAACGGAAGAAAAACTGAAAGCGGCCATTGTCGAATTCAAGAAGGGTTTTGTGGCCCGGACGGCCTGA
- the atpG gene encoding ATP synthase F1 subunit gamma, whose translation MPSLRDLRRRIKSIKSTQQITKAMKAVSAAKMRRAQEQVLSARPYARRMKDVLGRVATAAGGVKHPLLEVREPKRVAYVLITADRGLCGGFNANLIRRTVQETKNISAELSLVCVGRKGRDYFRRRGYNIAQQYVGLGETIKLGHAQEIARYVMEKYAAGEFDAVYLIYSEFVNVLVQRPRVVKLLPVEPPEGQENGEGKPGRVEYIFEPSAESVLSELLPMYVENMVFHGLLESKASEHSARMTAMDNATKNAGDMIDRLTLSMNRARQAAITKEISEIVGGAAALE comes from the coding sequence GTGCCAAGTTTACGGGACTTGCGGCGGCGTATAAAAAGTATCAAGAGCACCCAGCAGATCACCAAGGCCATGAAGGCGGTTTCCGCCGCCAAGATGCGCCGGGCCCAGGAGCAGGTTTTGTCCGCCAGGCCCTACGCCCGCCGGATGAAAGACGTGCTGGGACGGGTGGCCACCGCTGCCGGCGGGGTGAAGCACCCCCTTCTGGAGGTGCGGGAGCCCAAAAGAGTGGCCTACGTCCTCATCACTGCCGACCGGGGGTTGTGCGGCGGTTTTAACGCCAACCTGATCCGCAGGACCGTTCAGGAGACAAAAAACATCAGCGCCGAGTTAAGCCTGGTCTGTGTAGGGCGTAAAGGCCGCGACTACTTCCGCCGCCGGGGTTATAATATCGCCCAGCAGTACGTGGGCCTGGGCGAGACCATCAAGCTGGGCCACGCCCAGGAGATTGCCCGCTACGTCATGGAGAAATATGCGGCGGGGGAATTTGATGCCGTCTACCTCATCTACAGCGAGTTTGTCAACGTGCTGGTACAGCGGCCCAGGGTGGTCAAACTCCTCCCCGTGGAACCTCCCGAGGGGCAGGAAAACGGCGAAGGTAAGCCCGGCAGGGTGGAGTATATCTTCGAGCCCTCGGCAGAAAGCGTATTGTCGGAGCTGTTGCCCATGTACGTGGAGAACATGGTGTTTCACGGCCTCCTGGAATCCAAGGCCAGCGAGCACAGCGCCCGCATGACCGCCATGGACAACGCCACCAAGAACGCAGGCGATATGATCGACAGGCTGACCCTGTCCATGAACCGGGCCCGCCAGGCTGCCATTACCAAGGAAATTTCCGAAATTGTTGGCGGAGCGGCGGCCCTGGAATAA
- the atpD gene encoding F0F1 ATP synthase subunit beta, producing the protein MNVGHVVQVIGVVVDVRFPPGQVPDIYNALKIRREGQEDLTLEVAQHLGNNIVRTVAMSSTDGLVRGMEVIDTGKPITVPVGRAVLGRLVDVLGEPIDGKGPIKSDYHYPIHRPAPALAEQSTRAEQLETGLKVVDLLVPFLKGGKIAMFGGAGVGKTVIVMELINNIAKQHGGISVFAGVGERTREGNDLYREMTEAGVLDKTIMVFGQMNEPPGCRLRVGLTGLCMAEYFRDEEGADVLLFIDNIFRFTQAGSEVSALLGRMPSAVGYQPTLATEMGQLQERITSTMKGSVTSVQAVYVPADDLTDPAPATTFAHLDATVVLSRQIAELGIYPAVDPLDSTSRILDPNVVGQEHYEVARGVQKVLQRYKELQDIIAILGMEELSDEDKLIVARARKLQRFLSQPFHVAEQFTGRPGVYVPLKETIRGFKEILEGKHDDLPEEAFYMVGTIDDAVAKAKSLAEGSA; encoded by the coding sequence ATGAATGTTGGTCATGTAGTACAGGTCATTGGCGTAGTGGTGGACGTCCGATTTCCACCCGGCCAGGTGCCTGATATCTATAATGCCCTGAAGATCCGCCGCGAAGGGCAGGAGGACCTGACCCTGGAAGTGGCGCAGCACCTGGGCAACAACATCGTGCGCACTGTGGCCATGTCCTCCACCGACGGTCTGGTGCGGGGCATGGAAGTGATTGATACCGGCAAGCCCATCACCGTTCCCGTGGGGCGGGCCGTCCTGGGCCGCCTGGTGGACGTGCTGGGTGAGCCCATTGACGGTAAGGGTCCCATCAAGAGCGACTACCATTATCCCATCCACCGGCCCGCTCCGGCCCTGGCCGAGCAGTCCACCCGGGCCGAGCAATTGGAAACCGGTCTGAAGGTGGTCGACCTGCTGGTGCCCTTCTTAAAGGGCGGCAAGATCGCCATGTTCGGCGGCGCCGGCGTGGGCAAGACGGTTATCGTGATGGAGCTCATCAACAACATCGCCAAGCAGCACGGCGGTATTTCCGTGTTTGCCGGCGTGGGCGAGCGGACCCGCGAGGGCAACGACCTCTACCGGGAGATGACCGAAGCGGGCGTGCTGGACAAGACCATCATGGTGTTCGGCCAGATGAACGAGCCGCCGGGATGCCGCCTGCGGGTGGGCCTGACCGGGCTGTGCATGGCCGAATACTTCCGGGATGAGGAAGGGGCTGACGTGCTCCTGTTCATCGACAACATCTTCCGCTTCACCCAGGCCGGTTCCGAGGTTTCCGCCCTCCTGGGCCGGATGCCCTCGGCCGTGGGTTACCAGCCCACCCTGGCCACGGAAATGGGTCAACTGCAGGAGCGGATTACTTCCACCATGAAGGGTTCGGTTACTTCGGTGCAGGCCGTGTACGTGCCCGCCGACGACCTGACCGACCCGGCGCCGGCGACCACCTTTGCCCACCTGGACGCCACCGTGGTGCTCTCCCGGCAAATTGCCGAGCTGGGCATTTACCCGGCGGTGGACCCCCTGGACTCCACCTCCCGCATCCTGGACCCCAACGTGGTGGGCCAGGAGCACTACGAGGTGGCCCGGGGCGTGCAGAAGGTCCTGCAGCGCTACAAGGAGCTTCAAGATATCATCGCCATCCTGGGTATGGAAGAACTGTCGGACGAGGACAAACTGATCGTGGCCCGGGCCCGGAAGCTGCAGCGCTTCCTGTCCCAGCCCTTCCACGTGGCCGAGCAGTTTACCGGCCGGCCGGGCGTGTACGTGCCGCTGAAGGAAACCATCCGCGGCTTCAAGGAAATCCTGGAGGGCAAGCACGACGACCTGCCTGAAGAAGCGTTCTACATGGTGGGTACCATCGACGACGCGGTGGCCAAGGCGAAAAGCTTAGCAGAGGGAAGTGCGTAA